In one Magallana gigas chromosome 9, xbMagGiga1.1, whole genome shotgun sequence genomic region, the following are encoded:
- the LOC136271923 gene encoding uncharacterized protein — protein FSAYECQETGCITGKTYIFYRNIEHLQEVQVRHENCWGRPRCVCAVAARSGQDVFTIDACNGRQYINFPICNENALKVIKESDKIYKIIFPTGTYVKVSIYNYGSSSWYINLEVYPTVVDVGKTSGLCGVLDDDMTNDLRRRDGTQDNINSFSYYDPPDDFSRSWQLPEGSTEDLLSMSQNVFDQLTSLSANTHKLCTCDNEKTYCSYKQYKECETNNRGREFHCVLHSKSRENRDLEFFSRFQRNIHVINEDVGFVQRIKRQALNELDAYDICNDAFQQSAYFDTCIQVVPNFSNDTLVNCINDLVMTGNHNLTQLHLDIALGQCQTYILLNSTLVNEHPDITTVIVNLCPNNCSNRGICSSGNCTCDFGFSGSDCSFDALSPPTITRLSGDGVCDKSSESCDDITLYGHYFLENMGTTCHVTREEIDENNTITSQASYTIELQERTLYEGFCSLEYGPETSFYTTFHFNLSNDGTQFSPQYTVYVYQSACQTFQNISGNIKVTVQIGYCYINGSCIQSGTLKSNDSCWQCSVQSNAYNWTWGCTNTETTFMPTTFPAKASTTLISSTASSPTIRPQLTFSTTSFTSTSTSSIATFKSTLSPSATLSQTTGSPPSKGPSTSTTSDVKNTSSRTQSIYSISSTTITTEFQTPASTTRQPESNDVFTSTASSTTSSLPTKMSTVKVSSSGRTSTLGNTNDEQTNTQTTQKEEMSAVAIGLIIAVVVVATVIVALVGNMLKQKIFKKKDNEHSPLDTSIEDNVNIYPDSNRAMANRGNFNPADPLQFDSPADKFSRPPSAASTSMLPPHHDFRKIYDQRHLDELFSAK, from the exons tttagtGCGTATGAGTGTCAAGAGACTGGTTGCATCACTGGAAAGACgtatatattttacagaaatattGAACATTTACAAGAG GTTCAAGTTCGTCACGAAAACTGCTGGGGCAGACCTCGCTGTGTATGCGCAGTAGCGGCTCGATCAGGGCAGGATGTGTTCACTATTGATGCTTGTAATGGGAGGCAGTACATCAACTTTCCAATCTGCAACGAGAATGCTCTCAAAGTTATCAAAGAatcagataaaatatataag ATAATTTTCCCAACAGGGACGTATGTTAAGGTTTCCATCTATAACTACGGAAGTTCCTCTTGGTATATAAATCTCGAAGTGTATCCAACTGTTGTTGATGTTGGTAAAACTTCTGGATTGTGTGGAGTACTGGACGATGATATGACCAATGACCTCCGCCGACGGGACGGTACCCAGGACAATATCAACTCATTCAGCTACTACGATCCTCCCGATGATTTTTCCCGTTCATGGCA ACTTCCCGAAGGTAGTACTGAAGATCTTCTATCAATGTCACAGAATGTGTTTGATCAGCTGACATCTCTATCTGCAAATACTCACAAACTTTGCACTTGTGATAATGAAAAAACCTATTGTAGTTACAAGCAATACAAAGAATGTGAAACAAACAACAGAGGCCGAGAGTTCCATTGTGTCTTGCATAGCaaatcaagagaaaacagagacttggaatttttcTCACGATTTCAAAGAAACATTCACGTGATAAATGAGGATGTTGGT TTTGTACAGCGAATAAAAAGACAGGCATTAAATGAACTAGATGCTTATGACATTTGTAACGACGCATTTCAACAATCAGCATACTTCGACACCTGTATCCAAGTTGTTCCCAACTTCAGCAATGATACCTTAGTTAACTGTATAAATGACCTTGTT ATGACTGGAAACCATAATCTGACCCAGTTACACCTGGACATAGCTCTTGGACAATGTCAAACCTATATTCTGCTTAATTCTACACTAGTGAATGAACATCCCGATATCACAACAGTGATcgtcaatttatgtccaaataaCTGCAGCAACCGAGGAATTTGTTCATCAG GAAACTGCACCTGCGATTTTGGATTTAGTGGAAGTGATTGCTCCTTTGACGCGTTGTCTCCGCCTACAATTACAAGATTATCCGGTGATGGTGTTTGTGACAAATCGTCGGAATCCTGTGATGACATCACACTTTATGGACACTACTTCTTGGAGAATATGGGAACAACTTGCCATGTGACCAGGGAGGAG ATAGATGAAAACAATACTATAACGTCACAAGCCTCGTACACAATAGAATTACAGGAGAGGACCCTTTATGAGGGATTCTGTAGCCTCGAATATGGTCCTGAAACGTCGTTTTACACTACTTTCCATTTTAATCTGTCTAATGATGGAACTCAATTCTCGCCCCAGTATACTGTTTATGTATATCAATCAGCTTGTCAGACGTTTCAAAACATTTCTGGGAACATAAAAGTTACCGTACAG ATTGGCTATTGTTACATAAATGGATCTTGCATACAAAGTGGGACATTAAAAAGTAACGACAGCTGTTGGCAGTGTTCGGTCCAGTCCAATGCATATAACTGGACATGGG GCTGTACCAATACAGAAACGACATTCATGCCAACAACGTTTCCTGCAAAAGCTTCGACAACATTAATATCTTCAACTGCTTCATCCCCAACAATTCGACCTCAGTTAACATTTTCCACAACATCATTCACATCAACATCCACATCATCCATAGCAACATTCAAGTCAACTTTATCGCCCTCAGCAACGTTATCCCAAACAACAGGATCACCCCCATCGAAAGGACCATCGACTTCCACTACCTCTGATGTTAAAAACACGTCTTCGAGAACACAGTCAATATATTCAATTTCAAGTACAACAATAACCACTGAATTTCAAACGCCTGCTTCTACTACAAGACAACCTGAATCAAACGACGTCTTTACATCAACTGCTTCGTCTACGACTTCATCTTTACCAACTAAAATGTCTACTGTAAAAGTTTCGTCATCTGGAAGAACTTCTACCTTGGGTAACACTAATGACGAACAAACAAACACACAGACTACCCAGAAAGAAGAAATGTCGGCGGTAGCTATAGGGCTGATCATTGCAGTTGTTGTTGTCGCTACTGTTATTGTTGCCTTAGTTGGAAACATGCTGAaacagaagatttttaaaaa GAAAGATAATGAACATTCACCGCTTGACACCTCTATAGAAGATAACGTGAACATTTACCCAGACAGCAACAGAGCAATGGCTAACAGAGGTAACTTTAACCCCGCTGACCCCCTGCAGTTTGATTCGCCAGCCGACAAGTTCTCGAGACCACCGTCAGCAGCATCTACGAGCATGCTTCCTCCCCATCATGATTTCAGGAAAATATACGATCAGAGACATCTTGATGAACTATTTAGCGCCAAATGA